A stretch of DNA from Flavobacteriaceae bacterium MAR_2009_75:
GTTTGTTAATCCAGTTACTACTAAACCTTCAGTATTAGACAATTATCGTAATGAGGTTGAGATTTTAAATAGACAAGCCCTACCTTTGCGCCAAATTTACCAAAACAAGGTGAAAGAGTATTTTAAAGGCGATGATTGAATTACACTATGAGACCGATTTTAAGGTAGATGATGAAATAAAGTTTTCCGATTGGATAAGTAGGATAATAGACTCTGAAGATAAGTTGACGGGAGATATCAATTATATTTTTTGTACAGATAGTTACCTTTTAAATCTGAATCAAAAATATTTATCCCATGACACCCTGACCGATATTATAACCTTCGATTATTCAGAAGGCAATATTCTTTCTGGGGACATTTATATTTCGATTGAACGCGTGAGAGAAAACAGTAATCTATTCAATGTCGATTTTTTCGAAGAGGTGTTAAGAGTTACAGCACATGGTGTTCTACACTTGGCGGGGTATAAAGATAAATCGGATGCGGAAGCTTCGGAAATGCGTAACAAGGAAGATGATAAAATTGAAATGTTCCACGTGGAACATTAAATGCTAAGAAGAGAAATATATGTTTCAAGAGAAGTATGATGTTATAGTTGTCGGAGGTGGTCACGCAGGCGCAGAGGCTGCTGCCGCTGCCGCGAATATGGGTTCGAAGACATTATTGATTACAATGAATCTTCAAACCATCGGACAAATGTCTTGTAACCCCGCCATGGGCGGCATAGCTAAGGGCCAAATAGTTCGCGAGATTGATGCACTTGGTGGCTATAGTGGTATTGTTTCCGACAAGTCCGCTATTCAGTTCAAGATGTTGAACAAATCAAAAGGCCCTGCGATGTGGAGTCCGCGTGCGCAGAATGACCGTATGCGATTTGCCGAGGAATGGAGGTTGGCTTTAGAGAATATACCTAACCTTGACTTTTATCAAGAGATGGTGGGCGGACTACTGATTGAAAATAATGCTATTGTTGGTGTTAAAACCTCTTTGGGTATTGAGGTAAAGGCTCGGGCTGTCGTGCTTACCAATGGAACGTTTTTAAATGGATTGATTCATATTGGAGAAAAACAATTCGGTGGTGGCAGGGCAGGAGAAAGGGCTGCTACCGGCATTACCGAGGAATTAACTTCATTGGGCTTTGAATCTGGCCGAATGAAGACGGGTACACCCCCGAGAGTAGATGGGCGCTCTTTAGATTATTCGGTTATGATTCCGCAACCCGGTGATGATAACCCTGAAAAATTTTCTTATTTAAACACGCCAAAGCTAACTACCCAGCGTGATTGCTTTATGACCCATACTAGTGCAGAAGTACATGATTTACTGCGCGAGGGTTTTGACCGTTCGCCAATGTTCAATGGCAGAATTAAAAGCATTGGCCCCAGATATTGCCCTTCCATAGAAGATAAAATATATAGGTTCGCCGATAAAGATAGCCATCAGATTTTTGTTGAGCCTGAAGGGTGGGATACCGTAGAAATATATGTAAACGGGTTTTCTACCTCCCTTCCAGAAGATGTTCAGTTTAAGGCCTTGCGCTCCGTCAAGGGCTTTGAAAAGGTTAAGTTTTTTAGACCCGGCTATGCAATTGAATATGATTATTTTCCGCCTACCCAGCTCAAACATACGCTTGAAACCAAGTTGGTTGAAAATTTATACTTTGCGGGTCAAATTAATGGTACCACTGGTTATGAAGAGGCTGCTTCACAAGGCTTGATGGCAGGAATAAACGCGCATTTAAGACTACAGGAAAAAGATGCTTTTATTCTCAAACGTGACGAAGCTTATATTGGAGTTTTAATCGATGACTTGATTACAAAGGGCACCGAAGAGCCCTATAGAATGTTTACTTCTAGGGCCGAATATAGAACTTTGTTAAGGCAAGATAACGCTGATTTAAGACTGACGCCTATGAGTTTTGAGCTTGGGTTGGCTGGTGAAGAACGAATGAAAAGAATGGAAGAAAAGAACGGTAAATCCCGGTCTTTTTTACAATTTTTTAAAGAAACCAGTTTTCAGCCTGAGGAAATTAATCCCATTCTTGAAGAGGTTAATTCCTCATTGGTAAAGCAACCGGATAAGATGTTTAAAGTGTTGTCAAGGCCCCAAGTTACCATGGACCATATGATGCAATTAGATACCGTTTCAAGTTTTGTTGATGATAATAATCTGGATAAAGAAGTGTTAGAACAAACCGAAATTCAGGTAAAATATTCAGGATATATAGAGAAAGAGAAAGTAAATGCTGATAAGCTGCACCGTCTTGAGAATGTTCGTATTCCTGATAATTTTGACTACTCCAAATTGAAGTCGCTTTCATACGAGGCAAGAGAAAAACTTAAGGCTATACAACCTGTGACGATAGCTCAAGCCGCTAGGGTTAGCGGAGTGAATCCTTCAGATATCAGTGTTCTTTTGGTTTATTTGGGCAGGTAATGAACAGTGTTTCTTTTACCCAGAAAAAACCTATTGTGGCAAATATCCTCGGCGCGTTTCTTCTTATATTATTCATTCATAATACTTGGAGAGGTGTAGGTGGACTAAATCAAACGATTGGTTTAGTCGCATTATCCGCTTTATTATTAAGCTACTCTATAGTTTATGAGGTCGACTCCCAAGGTGATTTTTATACGCTCTATTGTTTTTTCAAATTGCCAGTTTACCGGAAAAAGTTAAACATTTTCTATCCTGAATACGTATCTGTATTCCCGATGCGTTCCGGAAAAAATTCTGATTGGGGCCCGGTTTCGGCAATGGGAAAGAGGAGTAATAATGACGAATTTTGTGTTTGGATTTTTGATGACAAAGAGAAGTTTACCCTAATAAGAACTTCAAATTCTAAGCTTGCCCTGCATAAAGCCAAGGCGCTTTCAGTCCTTTTGAAAATAGAACTCATCAATAAAATTTAGATGGTGTTCCACGTGGAACACCATCTAGATAATTGCCGTGCAAAGTTGACATTTGGCTTAAGGCCCTAATTTAATAGAGTTCATCTACGAGTATAATATTACCGAATTGGCGTAATTTTTGATATATGATTTTTTGTTAAATCTCAAGATTATGCGGGCTGGTTTTCTTTCTATCTTTTTATTGTTGTGTTGCATTTCATGCATTCCGATTAGGGTGGCGCCAAATATCGAGAACTATAAAATCTCAAAGGGCAAAAAGTTCAAGCGTGAACTTTCAAAAAGGAAGTTTTTCATCTTTGAAGACCCAAAAGAAGCTCAACATTTTTACAATTATATAAATACAAAATTTCAGTTGAATCACTCGAATGTATACGATGATGTTCCTTTTCAAATAGATGGCCATCAATTCTTTTTTGCTTTCTATGAGATATTCATTCCAGACAAAACACTGAATTTTTTACCTGCTATTTTGAATGCTTCGATGAACCGCGTTTTAAAAAGTGAAGATGAGGAATATATTGATGGTTCAGATATATTAAGAAAAGATAATTGGTATGTGGCAATCGAAGTTTATAGCGATATAGAAAAAGACTGTTTAGACCAAAATTCACTTTCTAGAGATGCAGTTTTAATGTACCTTCGAAATCTCAAGAAGGAATACCTGACCACTCACAATTACAATGAAACTGTTTTTAGAAACTAAAGATTTTTCTGTTGGCGGAGAAGATTTTAAATTACTTCACGACCCAGAAATGGATATGTTGGTTACAGATCCACAACCAAAAAATTTAGCTCCCTATTATCAGAGCAGTTCTTACATTTCGCACACCGATTCAAATAGATCTTTGACCGATAAATTATATCAAGGGGTAAAACGTTTCAGCTTGCTTTCGAAAACTTTGATGGTGAATAGTTACGCGAAAGGTAATAAGACACTCCTTGATGTTGGTGCAGGTACGGGAGATTTTCTATTGACGGCAAGAAATCATGGATTTCAAGTGATGGGTGTAGAACCTAATTTGGATGCAAGACTTCGTTCTAGAGAAAAGAAAATGGAATTGCTGTCAAACTTAGATGATTTGCCAAAGTCTAAGTACAAGGTTATTACCATGTGGCATGTACTTGAGCATCTTCCCGATTTAGATAATGAGATCAAAAAGCTCAAATCATTTTTAGAGGAAGATGGGGCCCTGGTGGTTGCAGTTCCTAATTTTAAATCTTTCGATGCAGAGCATTATAGAGAGTTTTGGGCCGCTTATGATGTGCCGCGCCATTTATGGCATTTTTCTGCAAAAGCTATTGAAAGCATTTTTGCCAAACATGATATGCAATTGGTCAAGAAGAAACCAATGTGGTTCGATTCATTTTATGTTTCGTTGTTGTCAGAGAAATATAAGACAGGTCAGCAAAATTTTCTTAAGGCCTTTTATATTGGTTTACGATCTAACCTTATGGGGCTGCTTACTCGTGAGTTCTCATCTTGCATTTATGTGCTTAAAAGAAATAACTAGCGTATTTTGCCTCTAAATCATTTTAATAGGATTTAAGCAACTTAAAGCGAGGTAAAGACTTGTGGTGCGCTTTTGTAAAAATAATTCGTCAGAACTCGTCTGTGAGCTTTGTTGTTGATAAACTTTGTTGATTCATAAAGAGCTTCTTAATAAAGAACATCTATAGTCTGTTTTTAATAATATTTACAGTTGATGCACAATTCGAAATTTAAATATTAGGGATTACAAAAAGCTTTCCTATTTTTGCGCATCATCAAAAATTGGGATGAATAAATTTTAGAAAATAGTTACTTATGAAAAATATAGTTTGGGCAGTTTTGGTTTTGGCATTTGTTTCCTGTAAACAAGAAAAAATCGGATTCGTTGATAATGTAAGGTTGATGGAGGAGTATCAAGAAAAAATTGATATTGAAGCTGACTTCAAGACTAAAGTCGATGCCTTGGCAAAAAGGAGAGATAGTATTTCTCAAACTTTCCAGATGGAGGCACAGGCATTTCAAGAAAAGGCTCAAAAAATGTCTCAACAAAAAGCACAAGAAGAATATGGCCAAATGCAGCAGAAGGGTCAGTTAATCGGTCAACAGCTTCAGCAAGAAGATCAACAATTGCAGGCTTTGGGCCAAACGGAAATGGATAGTGTGGTTAGCAAGGTGAAAAAAGAGATAAAAGCTTATGGAGAAGCTAACGGGTATACTTATATACTAGGTGGTGGTGATGGCGGTAGTGTTCTTTACGGTACAGATGCCAATGACCTTACCGATGAAATTGTAAAACTACTTAACGATAAGTACAAGAAATAGTCTACTTCAATGTAGAGATCGAATCCCGATAAGAAAAATCTTGTCGGGATTTTTTTATTGAAGCAAGTAGACCAGAAAAATAGCAGGAATAAAGTATACGGCTATAGTCTTCGCTCCCTCATAATCTTTTGCCATGCGTTGGCCAAACAACAGCATTAAGAGCGTAATACAAGAAAATATCGCCCCATATAATGCAAAGGTGGTTTTTCCTAAAACTATAATTTCATAAAGGCCCACGGCACAAAACACACCGGAAACCACTTCAATTAGTAAAATAGTAGTTAGAAGAAAGGGTACCAAAGTTTGCAATGGTGTATTTGCAAAATGCTCTTCGAGCCATGAAACGTTTCCTTTCCAATCGAATATTTTATCGATGCCACTTTGAATAAAGGTGATGATTAAAAAAAGAAGGAGAAGAATTTGTGCTGCAAAATCGGTTAAATTTTCCATGGTCAAGGTTTTGTTTAAAATAAAGTAAACCTAAAGCAATGTTCGCAGCACTTTCTGGGGGAGTCTCAGGCTGCTTTTTTGTGCAATAGGCGCGTCAATCGAATAGAAAGATCGGTCAATATTATTTTAGAATTGCCGTTACGCTCGATGTGGTATATAGCGTCTTCCAGTTCTTGTACAATAGTAACGATGTTGTTCTCATGTATAAATGGTGCAAACTTTTGTAGTTGAAAACCTTCGACATGAATTCTCATAAAGGCCAATTGGTCTACATTGTAATTGATAAGTAGTGCTTGTCTCATAACGGCAAGGCAATAATTTAAAAACTTCTTCTGTGTTTCTCGGCCTGTTTTTGAGACTTCATCGCTCCATAAAATTAGTTCGTGAATGGCACTTTTATTCCCCTTGGCCTTGAATGCGCTTCTTACCCACTGAACGAACCATTTCTCGAAAACCAAATCTTCAGAATCGTTGTTCATTAGGTCTAAAGCCTTATTAAAGTTTCCATCGGCTTCATGGGCTATGCGCATGGCTTCTTCTCGAGAGAGTCCCTTTGCTATTAAAGCGTCGGCCATGGCGTCTTCCGCCAAAGGTGGAAAGTGTAATACTTGACATCGCGAACGAATCGTTTGTATTATTTGTTCTTCATCTTCGGCAATAAGTAGAAAAACAGTTTTGTTGGGAGGTTCCTCAATAAGCTTTAATAACTTATTCGCCGCTGCATTATTCATCTTATCGGCCATCCAAATAAGCATTACCTTATAACCGCCCTCATAAGATTTTAAACTTAATTTTTTAACGACATCCAAAGCTTCGTCAACACCGATCTGACCTTGCTTTTTTTCAATTCCTATGAGTCGGTACCAGTCGAAGAGGTTGCCGTAAGGCTGCTCTTTAAAAAACTGCCGCCACTCTTCCATATAATGGTCGCTAACGGCATGGCTTTTTACCTTGTCAGAGTTCGAAACAGGAAATGCGAAATGCATATCGGGGTGAGAGAGCGAGCCGAACTTCATGTTGCACGATTGATTGTCACCTGTATTTTCGCCGCCATGGTTTCCACAGATAATGTATTGCGCATACGCCATGGCCATAGGTAGGGTGCCACAACCTTCAGGGCCAACAAACAATTGAGCATGGGGTATGCGTCCGGCATCGGCGCTCGTGGCGAGATGATTTTTGATATGATTTAATCCTAAAATATCCTTGAACAACATGCTTCAAAGATAGTTTTTTTAGGCAAGTTGGTGGAGATGGTATATTCTTAAAAGCCCTACAACTTCAGTTTTCAAAACAAATTTTAACATGATAACGCAACAGAGTCTTGCTTTCTGGTTCAAAAGTCTTATTTATACGACCTTACTCTTGCGCCTTTTTATTTACATTTGCGATTCTCAAAAACCTTATTCATGAAAACAATCGACGATTTTAATTTTGAAAATAAAAAGGCACTTATACGCGTAGACTTCAATGTTCCGCTGAATGAAACATTCGAGGTTACTGATGCCAATAGAATAGAGGCGGTAAAGCCGACGATTATAAAAGTATTGGAAGACGGTGGAAGCGCTGTTTTAATGAGCCATTTGGGAAGACCCAAAGGCCAAAAAAACGCTGACCTATCGCTACAGCATATCGCTAAAAAGGTGTCTGATGTAATTGGCGTAAGCGTTAAGTTTGTCGAAGATTGTGTTGGTCAGGTTGCCGAAGATGCCGTTGCGGCCTTAAAGCCGGGTGAAGTTTTATTACTTGAAAATCTTAGGTTTCATGCAGAAGAAGAAAAAGGCGATGAAGCTTTTGCCGAACAGTTATCAAAATTAGGAGATGTTTATGTAAACGATGCTTTCGGTACTGCTCATAGAGCCCACGCTTCGACCACGATAGTCGCTCAATTTTTTCCGGACAATAAATGTTTCGGATATCTGTTGGCCAAAGAGATTGAAGCTATCGAGAAAGTGATGCGCACAGGTGAAAAGCCCGTACTGGCAATTTTGGGCGGAGCTAAAGTTTCTTCTAAGATCACCATTATCGAAAACATTCTTGACAAAGTAGACCACTTGATTGTTGGTGGGGGAATGACCTATACGTTTATTAAAGCGCAAGGTGGCAAAGTCGGTGATTCAATTTGCGAAGACGATAAAATGGACCTGGCCATGAATATTTTAAAGCAAGCGGAAGAAAAAGGGGTGCAGGTACATATACCTGTAGATGTTTTGGCAGCCAATGACTTCGCCAATGATGCCGAGACCAAAGTGGTAGATGTAAATGAAATACCTGATGGATGGCAAGGATTGGATGCAGGCCCAAAGACCTTGGAGAACTTTAAAGAAGTAATCCTAAAGGCCAAGACTATTTTGTGGAACGGCCCTGTGGGCGTTTTCGAAATGGAAAGTTTTGCCAAGGGCACAATTGCGGTTGGAAACTTTATTGATGAGGCCACTCAAAACGGTGCATTTTCACTGGTAGGTGGAGGAGATTCGGTAGCTGCTGTAAAGCAGTTCGGTTTTGAGAAAAAGGTAAGTTACGTTTCAACAGGTGGTGGCGCGATGTTAGAAAGTTTAGAGGGCAAGACCCTTCCGGGTATTGCTGCAATAATCGGATAATAAGCCCGTTATCGATAAACGGAGGTAATTATAATAAAGTGTTTTAACTGGTCAAAATTTTATTTTCCCAGAAAAATATGCGATTTTAGTGGGTATGCGGTTGGCCGCCCTACTAGAATCGCATTAATGTTATTTCCTGTTACACACGAATATCTATGATTAGAAAACGATATGATTTTTTCGTACTGCTCGCAGGCGCTTTTTTCTTTTTACCACTGGCGGCCCAGCAGAAAGACTCTTTACTTACGGTACAGAAAGATTCTTTATTGGCATTAAAGCAAGAAGTTGGTAACGACACCTTGGCGATGGACATGAACGGCGTAGAACAGATGGAGCAAATGGTTTCAGACTCTACCGAGCTTGCAGATATGAGCCTGTCACTTATAATCGATAAGGTTAGTAGTAAATACAATTTACTTGACCATAGCGATGCCGCGCGTTACGATAGCCTTTGGATGAAAGAGCTGGCTAAGAACGCTTCTTTGTCAGATGAAATGTTCCGGGAAGTGGAAGGGTTGGACTATCAAAAAACATATCCCACATCATTACCGACAGATACTTTAAAAGCCAGATTGGCGAGGCTCAACGCGA
This window harbors:
- a CDS encoding rRNA maturation RNase YbeY; translated protein: MIELHYETDFKVDDEIKFSDWISRIIDSEDKLTGDINYIFCTDSYLLNLNQKYLSHDTLTDIITFDYSEGNILSGDIYISIERVRENSNLFNVDFFEEVLRVTAHGVLHLAGYKDKSDAEASEMRNKEDDKIEMFHVEH
- a CDS encoding tRNA uridine 5-carboxymethylaminomethyl modification enzyme, which codes for MFQEKYDVIVVGGGHAGAEAAAAAANMGSKTLLITMNLQTIGQMSCNPAMGGIAKGQIVREIDALGGYSGIVSDKSAIQFKMLNKSKGPAMWSPRAQNDRMRFAEEWRLALENIPNLDFYQEMVGGLLIENNAIVGVKTSLGIEVKARAVVLTNGTFLNGLIHIGEKQFGGGRAGERAATGITEELTSLGFESGRMKTGTPPRVDGRSLDYSVMIPQPGDDNPEKFSYLNTPKLTTQRDCFMTHTSAEVHDLLREGFDRSPMFNGRIKSIGPRYCPSIEDKIYRFADKDSHQIFVEPEGWDTVEIYVNGFSTSLPEDVQFKALRSVKGFEKVKFFRPGYAIEYDYFPPTQLKHTLETKLVENLYFAGQINGTTGYEEAASQGLMAGINAHLRLQEKDAFILKRDEAYIGVLIDDLITKGTEEPYRMFTSRAEYRTLLRQDNADLRLTPMSFELGLAGEERMKRMEEKNGKSRSFLQFFKETSFQPEEINPILEEVNSSLVKQPDKMFKVLSRPQVTMDHMMQLDTVSSFVDDNNLDKEVLEQTEIQVKYSGYIEKEKVNADKLHRLENVRIPDNFDYSKLKSLSYEAREKLKAIQPVTIAQAARVSGVNPSDISVLLVYLGR
- a CDS encoding methyltransferase family protein, which codes for MKLFLETKDFSVGGEDFKLLHDPEMDMLVTDPQPKNLAPYYQSSSYISHTDSNRSLTDKLYQGVKRFSLLSKTLMVNSYAKGNKTLLDVGAGTGDFLLTARNHGFQVMGVEPNLDARLRSREKKMELLSNLDDLPKSKYKVITMWHVLEHLPDLDNEIKKLKSFLEEDGALVVAVPNFKSFDAEHYREFWAAYDVPRHLWHFSAKAIESIFAKHDMQLVKKKPMWFDSFYVSLLSEKYKTGQQNFLKAFYIGLRSNLMGLLTREFSSCIYVLKRNN
- a CDS encoding periplasmic chaperone for outer membrane proteins Skp; amino-acid sequence: MKNIVWAVLVLAFVSCKQEKIGFVDNVRLMEEYQEKIDIEADFKTKVDALAKRRDSISQTFQMEAQAFQEKAQKMSQQKAQEEYGQMQQKGQLIGQQLQQEDQQLQALGQTEMDSVVSKVKKEIKAYGEANGYTYILGGGDGGSVLYGTDANDLTDEIVKLLNDKYKK
- a CDS encoding DoxX-like protein, giving the protein MENLTDFAAQILLLLFLIITFIQSGIDKIFDWKGNVSWLEEHFANTPLQTLVPFLLTTILLIEVVSGVFCAVGLYEIIVLGKTTFALYGAIFSCITLLMLLFGQRMAKDYEGAKTIAVYFIPAIFLVYLLQ
- a CDS encoding DNA polymerase-3 subunit delta' is translated as MLFKDILGLNHIKNHLATSADAGRIPHAQLFVGPEGCGTLPMAMAYAQYIICGNHGGENTGDNQSCNMKFGSLSHPDMHFAFPVSNSDKVKSHAVSDHYMEEWRQFFKEQPYGNLFDWYRLIGIEKKQGQIGVDEALDVVKKLSLKSYEGGYKVMLIWMADKMNNAAANKLLKLIEEPPNKTVFLLIAEDEEQIIQTIRSRCQVLHFPPLAEDAMADALIAKGLSREEAMRIAHEADGNFNKALDLMNNDSEDLVFEKWFVQWVRSAFKAKGNKSAIHELILWSDEVSKTGRETQKKFLNYCLAVMRQALLINYNVDQLAFMRIHVEGFQLQKFAPFIHENNIVTIVQELEDAIYHIERNGNSKIILTDLSIRLTRLLHKKAA
- a CDS encoding phosphoglycerate kinase → MKTIDDFNFENKKALIRVDFNVPLNETFEVTDANRIEAVKPTIIKVLEDGGSAVLMSHLGRPKGQKNADLSLQHIAKKVSDVIGVSVKFVEDCVGQVAEDAVAALKPGEVLLLENLRFHAEEEKGDEAFAEQLSKLGDVYVNDAFGTAHRAHASTTIVAQFFPDNKCFGYLLAKEIEAIEKVMRTGEKPVLAILGGAKVSSKITIIENILDKVDHLIVGGGMTYTFIKAQGGKVGDSICEDDKMDLAMNILKQAEEKGVQVHIPVDVLAANDFANDAETKVVDVNEIPDGWQGLDAGPKTLENFKEVILKAKTILWNGPVGVFEMESFAKGTIAVGNFIDEATQNGAFSLVGGGDSVAAVKQFGFEKKVSYVSTGGGAMLESLEGKTLPGIAAIIG